The Alosa sapidissima isolate fAloSap1 chromosome 8, fAloSap1.pri, whole genome shotgun sequence genome contains a region encoding:
- the rasgrf2b gene encoding ras-specific guanine nucleotide-releasing factor 2 isoform X5 has product MQKSVRYNEGHALFLSVVARKEGTKRGYLCKKTTENSRWHEKYFALYQNVLFYFENEQSTRPSGIYLLEGCTCERVPAPKVSTVGKETLEKQHYFLIVFGHDGQKPLELRTDEEAECDEWVEAIQQASYSDIIIEREVLMQKYIHLVQIVETEKVAANQLRTQLEDQDTEIERLKAEIIALNKTKERMRPYQVNQEEEDPDIKKIKKVQSFMRGWLCRRKWKIIVQDYICSPHAESMRKRNQIVFNMVEAETEYVHQLSILVNCFLRPLRMAASSKKPPISHDDVSSIFLNSETIMFLHEIFHQGLKARIANWPTLVLADLFDILLPMLNIYQEFVRNHQYSLQVLANCKQNRDFDKLLKQYESNAACEGRMLETFLTYPMFQIPRYIITLHELLAHTPHEHVERKSLEFAKSKLEELSRVMHDEVSDTENIRKNLAIERMIVEGCDILLDTSQTFVRQGSLIQLPSVERGKLSKVRLGSLSLKKEGERQCFLFTKHFLICTRSSGGKLHLLKQGGVLSLIECTLIEEPDASDEESKNTGQVFGHLDFKIVVEPSDAPAFTVVLLAPSRQEKAAWTSDISQCIDNIRCNGLMTSVFEENSKVTVPHMIKSDTRLHKDDVDICFSKTLNSCKVPQIRYASVERLLERLTDLRFLSIDFLNTFLHTYRIFTTAAVVMDKLADIYKKPFTSIPVRIQYHSFDRLSITSICPDYSLKIRKIALDQSKSLELFFATNQNNRSGGDHNNDKFSGPPPLSISSRTSSPVRMRKLSLNSPLGSTSSSCTRVLDLSSSSSSAAAATSSSSSTTTTTPTAACPSATSSPTSATCPSPATPTPTSPPPPAVTPPAGVTKPPLELNRAPAPPAPSAAPAAGTAVLESVSLDKFIPESPQGSESGEISPCRSPSTPRHLRYRGSAGQVTENNRCSVSPASAFAIATAAAGHSSPPGADRIFNNSERTCDKEFIIRRAATNRVLNVLRHWVSKHSQDFEMNSELKGGVICLLEEVLKDPDLLPQERKATANILSGLSQDDQDDAQLKIEDILQMAECHRTECFESLSAMELAEQVTLLDHIVFRSIPYEEFLGQGWMKTDKIERTPYIMKTSQHFNDMSNLVASQIMTHTDVGSRANSIEKWVAVADICRCLNNYNGVLEITSALNRSAIYRLKKTWAKVSKQAKALMDKLQKTVSSEGRFKNLRETLKNCNPPCVPYLGMYLTDLAFIEEGTPNFTEEGLVNFSKMRMISHIIREIRQFQQTPYRIDHQPKVTQYLLDKTLIMDEDTLYDLSLKIEPRLPA; this is encoded by the exons CACTACTTCCTCATCGTCTTCGGTCACGATGGCCAGAAGCCCCTGGAGCTACGCACTGACGAGGAGGCAGAGTGTGACGAGTGGGTGGAGGCCATCCAGCAGGCCag CTACTCTGACATCATCATCGAACGTGAGGTGCTCATGCAGAAGTACATCCATCTTGTGCAGATCGTGGAGACGGAGAAGGTGGCGGCCAATCAGCTGAGGACGCAGCTGGAGGACCAGGACACAGAGATCGAGAGGTTAAAGGCTGAG ATCATTGCGCTGAATAAAACCAAGGAGAGAATGCGTCCTTACCAAGTaaaccaggaggaggaggacccagacattaaaaaaatcaaaaag gtgCAGAGCTTCATGCGGGGTTGGCTGTGTCGGCGTAAGTGGAAGATCATCGTGCAGGACTACATCTGCTCGCCTCACGCCGAGAGCATGCGCAAGCGGAACCAGATCGTCTTCAACATGGTGGAGGCCGAGACTGAGTATGTGCACCAGCTCTCTATCCTGGTCAACTGCTTCCTGCGGCCACTACGCATGGCCGCCAGCTCCAAGAAGCCGCCTATCAGCCACGACGACGTCAGCAGCATCTTCCTCAACAG TGAAACAATCATGTTCTTGCATGAAATATTCCACCAAGGCCTGAAGGCGAGGATCGCAAACTGGCCCACCCTGGTTCTAG CGGATCTGTTCGATATCCTGCTACCCATGCTGAACATCTACCAGGAGTTTGTGAGGAACCACCAGTACAGTCTGCAGGTGCTGGCCAACTGCAAGCAGAACCGGGACTTTGACAAGCTCCTGAAGCAGTACGAGTCCAACGCGGCCTGTGAGGGGCGGATGCTGGAGACCTTCCTCACATACCCCATGTTCCAG ATCCCTCGCTACATCATCACTCTTCACGAACTCCTGGCCCACACCCCTCACGAGCATGTGGAGCGCAAGAGTCTGGAGTTTGCCAAGTCCAAGCTGGAGGAGCTGTCCAG GGTTATGCACGATGAGGTGAGCGACACTGAAAACATCCGCAAGAACCTGGCCATCGAGCGCATGATTGTGGAGGGCTGCGACATCCTCCTTGACACCAGCCAAACCTTTGTGAGACAGG gcTCTTTGATCCAGCTGCCCTCAGTGGAGCGGGGGAAGCTCAGTAAGGTGCGCCTGGGCTCGCTCTCTCTGAAGAAGGAAGGGGAAAGGCAGTGCTTCCTCTTCACAAAGCACTTCCTTATCTGCACACGCAGCTCAGGGGGGAAGCTACACCTGCTCAaa CAGGGAGGCGTGCTTTCACTGATCGAGTGCACGCTCATCGAGGAACCGGACGCCAGCGACGAggaat CCAAGAACACGGGCCAGGTGTTTGGCCACCTCGACTTCAAGATTGTAGTGGAGCCCTCAGATGCCCCTGCCTTCACCGTGGTCCTGCTGGCCCCATCCCGCCAGGAGAAGGCAGCCTGGACCAGTGATATCAGCCAG TGCATTGATAACATACGCTGCAATGGTCTGATGACCAGTGTGTTTGAGGAGAACTCTAAGGTCACCGTGCCGCACATGATCAA ATCAGACACGCGTCTCCATAAAGATGATGTTGACATTTGCTTCAGCAAAACGCTCAACTCCTGCAAGGTCCCCCAGATCCGCTACGCCAGCGTGGAGCGTCTGCTGGAGAGGCTGACTGACCTGCGCTTCCTCTCCATCGACTTCCTCAACACCTTCCTGCACACCTACCGCATCTTCACCACCGCCGCTGTCGTCATGGACAAGCTGGCCGACATCTACAAGAAGCCCTTCACCTCCATCCCCGTCAG GATCCAGTATCACTCATTCGACCGCTTGTCCATCACATCCATCTGTCCAGACTACAGCCTGAAGATCAGGAAGATAGCCCTGGACCAGTCAAA GTCGCTGGAGCTGTTCTTTGCCACCAACCAGAACAACCGCAGCGGGGGCGACCACAATAACGACAAGTTCTCGGGCCCGCCGCcgctctccatctcctcccgcACCTCCTCGCCGGTGCGCATGCGCAAGCTCTCCCTCAACTCCCCACTgggctccacctcctcctcctgcaccagGGTGCTggacctctcctcctcctcctcctccgccgctgctgccacctcctcctcctcctccaccaccaccaccacccccaccgccGCCTGTCCTTCGGCCACCAGCAGCCCCACCTCAGCCACCTGCCCCAGCCCGGCGACCCCGACCCCCACCTCTCCGCCGCCGCCTGCTGTCACACCCCCTGCGGGCGTAACCAAGCCCCCGCTGGAGCTGAACCGCGCCCCTgctcctcctgccccctccgCAGCCCCTGCCGCGGGCACAG CTGTTCTGGAATCAGTGTCACTGGACAAGTTCATTCCGGAGAGCCCTCAGGGCAGTGAGTCTGGCGAGATTTCACCATGTCGGTCCCCCTCCACACCACGCCACCTGCGCTACAGAGGATCTGCAG GTCAGGTGACAGAGAACAACCGCTGCTCGGTGTCGCCTGCCTCGGCTTTCGCCATCGCCACGGCAGCCGCTGGCCACAGCAGTCCACCAGGTGCAGACCGCA TTTTCAACAATTCAGAGAGGACATGCGACAAAGAGTTCATCATAAGGAGAGCAGCCACCAACCGGGTTCTGAATGTCCTTCGTCACTGGGTCTCCAAGCACTCACAG GACTTTGAGATGAACAGCGAGCTGAAGGGCGGTGTCATCTGCCTGCTAGAAGAGGTGCTCAAGGACCCTGACCTCCTTCCTCAGGAGAGGAAAGCCACCGCAAACATACTAAG TGGTCTTTCTCAAGACGATCAGGATGACGCGCAGCTGAAGATCGAGGACATTTTGCAAATG gcggAGTGCCATCGGACAGAATGCTTTGAGTCCTTGTCAGCCATGGAGCTGGCCGAACAGGTTACTCTGCTGGACCACATCGTCTTCAGGAGCATCCCTTATGA GGAGTTCCTCGGCCAGGGCTGGATGAAGACAGACAAGATCGAACGCACCCCCTACATCATGAAGACAAGCCAGCATTTTAACGAC ATGAGCAACCTGGTGGCCTCTCAGATCATGACCCACACGGATGTGGGCTCCAGGGCCAACTCCATAGAGAAGTGGGTGGCCGTGGCCGACATCTGCCGCTGCCTCAACAACTACAATGGCGTGCTGGAGATCACCTCCGCGCTGAACCgcagcgccatctacaggctcAAGAAGACCTGGGCCAAAGTCAGCAAACAG GCTAAAGCATTGATGGACAAACTCCAAAAGACAGTTTCCTCAGAGGGGAGATTCAAGAACCTAAGGGAGACTTTAAAAAA CTGTAACCCACCTTGTGTGCCCTACCTGGGAATGTACCTAACAGACCTGGCCTTTATTGAGGAAGGAACTCCAAACTTTACTGAGGAGGGACTGGTCAATTTCTCAAAGATGAGAATG ATATCCCATATTATCCGTGAGATTCGCCAGTTCCAGCAGACGCCATATAGGATAGATCACCAACCAAAG GTCACTCAGTACCTTCTGGATAAAACCCTTATCATGGATGAAGATACTTTGTATGACCTGTCCCTTAAGATCGAACCCCGGCTCCCTGCTTGA
- the rasgrf2b gene encoding ras-specific guanine nucleotide-releasing factor 2 isoform X3, producing MQKSVRYNEGHALFLSVVARKEGTKRGYLCKKTTENSRWHEKYFALYQNVLFYFENEQSTRPSGIYLLEGCTCERVPAPKVSTVGKETLEKQHYFLIVFGHDGQKPLELRTDEEAECDEWVEAIQQASYSDIIIEREVLMQKYIHLVQIVETEKVAANQLRTQLEDQDTEIERLKAEIIALNKTKERMRPYQVNQEEEDPDIKKIKKVQSFMRGWLCRRKWKIIVQDYICSPHAESMRKRNQIVFNMVEAETEYVHQLSILVNCFLRPLRMAASSKKPPISHDDVSSIFLNSETIMFLHEIFHQGLKARIANWPTLVLADLFDILLPMLNIYQEFVRNHQYSLQVLANCKQNRDFDKLLKQYESNAACEGRMLETFLTYPMFQIPRYIITLHELLAHTPHEHVERKSLEFAKSKLEELSRVMHDEVSDTENIRKNLAIERMIVEGCDILLDTSQTFVRQGSLIQLPSVERGKLSKVRLGSLSLKKEGERQCFLFTKHFLICTRSSGGKLHLLKQGGVLSLIECTLIEEPDASDEESKNTGQVFGHLDFKIVVEPSDAPAFTVVLLAPSRQEKAAWTSDISQCIDNIRCNGLMTSVFEENSKVTVPHMIKSDTRLHKDDVDICFSKTLNSCKVPQIRYASVERLLERLTDLRFLSIDFLNTFLHTYRIFTTAAVVMDKLADIYKKPFTSIPVRSLELFFATNQNNRSGGDHNNDKFSGPPPLSISSRTSSPVRMRKLSLNSPLGSTSSSCTRVLDLSSSSSSAAAATSSSSSTTTTTPTAACPSATSSPTSATCPSPATPTPTSPPPPAVTPPAGVTKPPLELNRAPAPPAPSAAPAAGTGTAPSPTSPSPEQSPGATEENPELPRIDAFCGKLRRSIRRAVLESVSLDKFIPESPQGSESGEISPCRSPSTPRHLRYRGSAGQVTENNRCSVSPASAFAIATAAAGHSSPPGADRIFNNSERTCDKEFIIRRAATNRVLNVLRHWVSKHSQDFEMNSELKGGVICLLEEVLKDPDLLPQERKATANILSGLSQDDQDDAQLKIEDILQMAECHRTECFESLSAMELAEQVTLLDHIVFRSIPYEEFLGQGWMKTDKIERTPYIMKTSQHFNDMSNLVASQIMTHTDVGSRANSIEKWVAVADICRCLNNYNGVLEITSALNRSAIYRLKKTWAKVSKQAKALMDKLQKTVSSEGRFKNLRETLKNCNPPCVPYLGMYLTDLAFIEEGTPNFTEEGLVNFSKMRMISHIIREIRQFQQTPYRIDHQPKVTQYLLDKTLIMDEDTLYDLSLKIEPRLPA from the exons CACTACTTCCTCATCGTCTTCGGTCACGATGGCCAGAAGCCCCTGGAGCTACGCACTGACGAGGAGGCAGAGTGTGACGAGTGGGTGGAGGCCATCCAGCAGGCCag CTACTCTGACATCATCATCGAACGTGAGGTGCTCATGCAGAAGTACATCCATCTTGTGCAGATCGTGGAGACGGAGAAGGTGGCGGCCAATCAGCTGAGGACGCAGCTGGAGGACCAGGACACAGAGATCGAGAGGTTAAAGGCTGAG ATCATTGCGCTGAATAAAACCAAGGAGAGAATGCGTCCTTACCAAGTaaaccaggaggaggaggacccagacattaaaaaaatcaaaaag gtgCAGAGCTTCATGCGGGGTTGGCTGTGTCGGCGTAAGTGGAAGATCATCGTGCAGGACTACATCTGCTCGCCTCACGCCGAGAGCATGCGCAAGCGGAACCAGATCGTCTTCAACATGGTGGAGGCCGAGACTGAGTATGTGCACCAGCTCTCTATCCTGGTCAACTGCTTCCTGCGGCCACTACGCATGGCCGCCAGCTCCAAGAAGCCGCCTATCAGCCACGACGACGTCAGCAGCATCTTCCTCAACAG TGAAACAATCATGTTCTTGCATGAAATATTCCACCAAGGCCTGAAGGCGAGGATCGCAAACTGGCCCACCCTGGTTCTAG CGGATCTGTTCGATATCCTGCTACCCATGCTGAACATCTACCAGGAGTTTGTGAGGAACCACCAGTACAGTCTGCAGGTGCTGGCCAACTGCAAGCAGAACCGGGACTTTGACAAGCTCCTGAAGCAGTACGAGTCCAACGCGGCCTGTGAGGGGCGGATGCTGGAGACCTTCCTCACATACCCCATGTTCCAG ATCCCTCGCTACATCATCACTCTTCACGAACTCCTGGCCCACACCCCTCACGAGCATGTGGAGCGCAAGAGTCTGGAGTTTGCCAAGTCCAAGCTGGAGGAGCTGTCCAG GGTTATGCACGATGAGGTGAGCGACACTGAAAACATCCGCAAGAACCTGGCCATCGAGCGCATGATTGTGGAGGGCTGCGACATCCTCCTTGACACCAGCCAAACCTTTGTGAGACAGG gcTCTTTGATCCAGCTGCCCTCAGTGGAGCGGGGGAAGCTCAGTAAGGTGCGCCTGGGCTCGCTCTCTCTGAAGAAGGAAGGGGAAAGGCAGTGCTTCCTCTTCACAAAGCACTTCCTTATCTGCACACGCAGCTCAGGGGGGAAGCTACACCTGCTCAaa CAGGGAGGCGTGCTTTCACTGATCGAGTGCACGCTCATCGAGGAACCGGACGCCAGCGACGAggaat CCAAGAACACGGGCCAGGTGTTTGGCCACCTCGACTTCAAGATTGTAGTGGAGCCCTCAGATGCCCCTGCCTTCACCGTGGTCCTGCTGGCCCCATCCCGCCAGGAGAAGGCAGCCTGGACCAGTGATATCAGCCAG TGCATTGATAACATACGCTGCAATGGTCTGATGACCAGTGTGTTTGAGGAGAACTCTAAGGTCACCGTGCCGCACATGATCAA ATCAGACACGCGTCTCCATAAAGATGATGTTGACATTTGCTTCAGCAAAACGCTCAACTCCTGCAAGGTCCCCCAGATCCGCTACGCCAGCGTGGAGCGTCTGCTGGAGAGGCTGACTGACCTGCGCTTCCTCTCCATCGACTTCCTCAACACCTTCCTGCACACCTACCGCATCTTCACCACCGCCGCTGTCGTCATGGACAAGCTGGCCGACATCTACAAGAAGCCCTTCACCTCCATCCCCGTCAG GTCGCTGGAGCTGTTCTTTGCCACCAACCAGAACAACCGCAGCGGGGGCGACCACAATAACGACAAGTTCTCGGGCCCGCCGCcgctctccatctcctcccgcACCTCCTCGCCGGTGCGCATGCGCAAGCTCTCCCTCAACTCCCCACTgggctccacctcctcctcctgcaccagGGTGCTggacctctcctcctcctcctcctccgccgctgctgccacctcctcctcctcctccaccaccaccaccacccccaccgccGCCTGTCCTTCGGCCACCAGCAGCCCCACCTCAGCCACCTGCCCCAGCCCGGCGACCCCGACCCCCACCTCTCCGCCGCCGCCTGCTGTCACACCCCCTGCGGGCGTAACCAAGCCCCCGCTGGAGCTGAACCGCGCCCCTgctcctcctgccccctccgCAGCCCCTGCCGCGGGCACAGGTAcggccccctcccccacctcgcCCTCCCCGGAGCAGAGCCCCGGCGCCACCGAGGAGAACCCCGAGCTGCCGCGCATCGACGCCTTCTGCGGGAAGCTCCGCCGAAGCATCCGcaggg CTGTTCTGGAATCAGTGTCACTGGACAAGTTCATTCCGGAGAGCCCTCAGGGCAGTGAGTCTGGCGAGATTTCACCATGTCGGTCCCCCTCCACACCACGCCACCTGCGCTACAGAGGATCTGCAG GTCAGGTGACAGAGAACAACCGCTGCTCGGTGTCGCCTGCCTCGGCTTTCGCCATCGCCACGGCAGCCGCTGGCCACAGCAGTCCACCAGGTGCAGACCGCA TTTTCAACAATTCAGAGAGGACATGCGACAAAGAGTTCATCATAAGGAGAGCAGCCACCAACCGGGTTCTGAATGTCCTTCGTCACTGGGTCTCCAAGCACTCACAG GACTTTGAGATGAACAGCGAGCTGAAGGGCGGTGTCATCTGCCTGCTAGAAGAGGTGCTCAAGGACCCTGACCTCCTTCCTCAGGAGAGGAAAGCCACCGCAAACATACTAAG TGGTCTTTCTCAAGACGATCAGGATGACGCGCAGCTGAAGATCGAGGACATTTTGCAAATG gcggAGTGCCATCGGACAGAATGCTTTGAGTCCTTGTCAGCCATGGAGCTGGCCGAACAGGTTACTCTGCTGGACCACATCGTCTTCAGGAGCATCCCTTATGA GGAGTTCCTCGGCCAGGGCTGGATGAAGACAGACAAGATCGAACGCACCCCCTACATCATGAAGACAAGCCAGCATTTTAACGAC ATGAGCAACCTGGTGGCCTCTCAGATCATGACCCACACGGATGTGGGCTCCAGGGCCAACTCCATAGAGAAGTGGGTGGCCGTGGCCGACATCTGCCGCTGCCTCAACAACTACAATGGCGTGCTGGAGATCACCTCCGCGCTGAACCgcagcgccatctacaggctcAAGAAGACCTGGGCCAAAGTCAGCAAACAG GCTAAAGCATTGATGGACAAACTCCAAAAGACAGTTTCCTCAGAGGGGAGATTCAAGAACCTAAGGGAGACTTTAAAAAA CTGTAACCCACCTTGTGTGCCCTACCTGGGAATGTACCTAACAGACCTGGCCTTTATTGAGGAAGGAACTCCAAACTTTACTGAGGAGGGACTGGTCAATTTCTCAAAGATGAGAATG ATATCCCATATTATCCGTGAGATTCGCCAGTTCCAGCAGACGCCATATAGGATAGATCACCAACCAAAG GTCACTCAGTACCTTCTGGATAAAACCCTTATCATGGATGAAGATACTTTGTATGACCTGTCCCTTAAGATCGAACCCCGGCTCCCTGCTTGA
- the rasgrf2b gene encoding ras-specific guanine nucleotide-releasing factor 2 isoform X4 produces MQKSVRYNEGHALFLSVVARKEGTKRGYLCKKTTENSRWHEKYFALYQNVLFYFENEQSTRPSGIYLLEGCTCERVPAPKVSTVGKETLEKQHYFLIVFGHDGQKPLELRTDEEAECDEWVEAIQQASYSDIIIEREVLMQKYIHLVQIVETEKVAANQLRTQLEDQDTEIERLKAEIIALNKTKERMRPYQVNQEEEDPDIKKIKKVQSFMRGWLCRRKWKIIVQDYICSPHAESMRKRNQIVFNMVEAETEYVHQLSILVNCFLRPLRMAASSKKPPISHDDVSSIFLNSETIMFLHEIFHQGLKARIANWPTLVLADLFDILLPMLNIYQEFVRNHQYSLQVLANCKQNRDFDKLLKQYESNAACEGRMLETFLTYPMFQIPRYIITLHELLAHTPHEHVERKSLEFAKSKLEELSRVMHDEVSDTENIRKNLAIERMIVEGCDILLDTSQTFVRQGSLIQLPSVERGKLSKVRLGSLSLKKEGERQCFLFTKHFLICTRSSGGKLHLLKQGGVLSLIECTLIEEPDASDEESKNTGQVFGHLDFKIVVEPSDAPAFTVVLLAPSRQEKAAWTSDISQCIDNIRCNGLMTSVFEENSKVTVPHMIKSDTRLHKDDVDICFSKTLNSCKVPQIRYASVERLLERLTDLRFLSIDFLNTFLHTYRIFTTAAVVMDKLADIYKKPFTSIPVRSLELFFATNQNNRSGGDHNNDKFSGPPPLSISSRTSSPVRMRKLSLNSPLGSTSSSCTRVLDLSSSSSSAAAATSSSSSTTTTTPTAACPSATSSPTSATCPSPATPTPTSPPPPAVTPPAGVTKPPLELNRAPAPPAPSAAPAAGTGTAPSPTSPSPEQSPGATEENPELPRIDAFCGKLRRSIRRAVLESVSLDKFIPESPQGSESGEISPCRSPSTPRHLRYRGSAGQVTENNRCSVSPASAFAIATAAAGHSSPPVFNNSERTCDKEFIIRRAATNRVLNVLRHWVSKHSQDFEMNSELKGGVICLLEEVLKDPDLLPQERKATANILSGLSQDDQDDAQLKIEDILQMAECHRTECFESLSAMELAEQVTLLDHIVFRSIPYEEFLGQGWMKTDKIERTPYIMKTSQHFNDMSNLVASQIMTHTDVGSRANSIEKWVAVADICRCLNNYNGVLEITSALNRSAIYRLKKTWAKVSKQAKALMDKLQKTVSSEGRFKNLRETLKNCNPPCVPYLGMYLTDLAFIEEGTPNFTEEGLVNFSKMRMISHIIREIRQFQQTPYRIDHQPKVTQYLLDKTLIMDEDTLYDLSLKIEPRLPA; encoded by the exons CACTACTTCCTCATCGTCTTCGGTCACGATGGCCAGAAGCCCCTGGAGCTACGCACTGACGAGGAGGCAGAGTGTGACGAGTGGGTGGAGGCCATCCAGCAGGCCag CTACTCTGACATCATCATCGAACGTGAGGTGCTCATGCAGAAGTACATCCATCTTGTGCAGATCGTGGAGACGGAGAAGGTGGCGGCCAATCAGCTGAGGACGCAGCTGGAGGACCAGGACACAGAGATCGAGAGGTTAAAGGCTGAG ATCATTGCGCTGAATAAAACCAAGGAGAGAATGCGTCCTTACCAAGTaaaccaggaggaggaggacccagacattaaaaaaatcaaaaag gtgCAGAGCTTCATGCGGGGTTGGCTGTGTCGGCGTAAGTGGAAGATCATCGTGCAGGACTACATCTGCTCGCCTCACGCCGAGAGCATGCGCAAGCGGAACCAGATCGTCTTCAACATGGTGGAGGCCGAGACTGAGTATGTGCACCAGCTCTCTATCCTGGTCAACTGCTTCCTGCGGCCACTACGCATGGCCGCCAGCTCCAAGAAGCCGCCTATCAGCCACGACGACGTCAGCAGCATCTTCCTCAACAG TGAAACAATCATGTTCTTGCATGAAATATTCCACCAAGGCCTGAAGGCGAGGATCGCAAACTGGCCCACCCTGGTTCTAG CGGATCTGTTCGATATCCTGCTACCCATGCTGAACATCTACCAGGAGTTTGTGAGGAACCACCAGTACAGTCTGCAGGTGCTGGCCAACTGCAAGCAGAACCGGGACTTTGACAAGCTCCTGAAGCAGTACGAGTCCAACGCGGCCTGTGAGGGGCGGATGCTGGAGACCTTCCTCACATACCCCATGTTCCAG ATCCCTCGCTACATCATCACTCTTCACGAACTCCTGGCCCACACCCCTCACGAGCATGTGGAGCGCAAGAGTCTGGAGTTTGCCAAGTCCAAGCTGGAGGAGCTGTCCAG GGTTATGCACGATGAGGTGAGCGACACTGAAAACATCCGCAAGAACCTGGCCATCGAGCGCATGATTGTGGAGGGCTGCGACATCCTCCTTGACACCAGCCAAACCTTTGTGAGACAGG gcTCTTTGATCCAGCTGCCCTCAGTGGAGCGGGGGAAGCTCAGTAAGGTGCGCCTGGGCTCGCTCTCTCTGAAGAAGGAAGGGGAAAGGCAGTGCTTCCTCTTCACAAAGCACTTCCTTATCTGCACACGCAGCTCAGGGGGGAAGCTACACCTGCTCAaa CAGGGAGGCGTGCTTTCACTGATCGAGTGCACGCTCATCGAGGAACCGGACGCCAGCGACGAggaat CCAAGAACACGGGCCAGGTGTTTGGCCACCTCGACTTCAAGATTGTAGTGGAGCCCTCAGATGCCCCTGCCTTCACCGTGGTCCTGCTGGCCCCATCCCGCCAGGAGAAGGCAGCCTGGACCAGTGATATCAGCCAG TGCATTGATAACATACGCTGCAATGGTCTGATGACCAGTGTGTTTGAGGAGAACTCTAAGGTCACCGTGCCGCACATGATCAA ATCAGACACGCGTCTCCATAAAGATGATGTTGACATTTGCTTCAGCAAAACGCTCAACTCCTGCAAGGTCCCCCAGATCCGCTACGCCAGCGTGGAGCGTCTGCTGGAGAGGCTGACTGACCTGCGCTTCCTCTCCATCGACTTCCTCAACACCTTCCTGCACACCTACCGCATCTTCACCACCGCCGCTGTCGTCATGGACAAGCTGGCCGACATCTACAAGAAGCCCTTCACCTCCATCCCCGTCAG GTCGCTGGAGCTGTTCTTTGCCACCAACCAGAACAACCGCAGCGGGGGCGACCACAATAACGACAAGTTCTCGGGCCCGCCGCcgctctccatctcctcccgcACCTCCTCGCCGGTGCGCATGCGCAAGCTCTCCCTCAACTCCCCACTgggctccacctcctcctcctgcaccagGGTGCTggacctctcctcctcctcctcctccgccgctgctgccacctcctcctcctcctccaccaccaccaccacccccaccgccGCCTGTCCTTCGGCCACCAGCAGCCCCACCTCAGCCACCTGCCCCAGCCCGGCGACCCCGACCCCCACCTCTCCGCCGCCGCCTGCTGTCACACCCCCTGCGGGCGTAACCAAGCCCCCGCTGGAGCTGAACCGCGCCCCTgctcctcctgccccctccgCAGCCCCTGCCGCGGGCACAGGTAcggccccctcccccacctcgcCCTCCCCGGAGCAGAGCCCCGGCGCCACCGAGGAGAACCCCGAGCTGCCGCGCATCGACGCCTTCTGCGGGAAGCTCCGCCGAAGCATCCGcaggg CTGTTCTGGAATCAGTGTCACTGGACAAGTTCATTCCGGAGAGCCCTCAGGGCAGTGAGTCTGGCGAGATTTCACCATGTCGGTCCCCCTCCACACCACGCCACCTGCGCTACAGAGGATCTGCAG GTCAGGTGACAGAGAACAACCGCTGCTCGGTGTCGCCTGCCTCGGCTTTCGCCATCGCCACGGCAGCCGCTGGCCACAGCAGTCCACCAG TTTTCAACAATTCAGAGAGGACATGCGACAAAGAGTTCATCATAAGGAGAGCAGCCACCAACCGGGTTCTGAATGTCCTTCGTCACTGGGTCTCCAAGCACTCACAG GACTTTGAGATGAACAGCGAGCTGAAGGGCGGTGTCATCTGCCTGCTAGAAGAGGTGCTCAAGGACCCTGACCTCCTTCCTCAGGAGAGGAAAGCCACCGCAAACATACTAAG TGGTCTTTCTCAAGACGATCAGGATGACGCGCAGCTGAAGATCGAGGACATTTTGCAAATG gcggAGTGCCATCGGACAGAATGCTTTGAGTCCTTGTCAGCCATGGAGCTGGCCGAACAGGTTACTCTGCTGGACCACATCGTCTTCAGGAGCATCCCTTATGA GGAGTTCCTCGGCCAGGGCTGGATGAAGACAGACAAGATCGAACGCACCCCCTACATCATGAAGACAAGCCAGCATTTTAACGAC ATGAGCAACCTGGTGGCCTCTCAGATCATGACCCACACGGATGTGGGCTCCAGGGCCAACTCCATAGAGAAGTGGGTGGCCGTGGCCGACATCTGCCGCTGCCTCAACAACTACAATGGCGTGCTGGAGATCACCTCCGCGCTGAACCgcagcgccatctacaggctcAAGAAGACCTGGGCCAAAGTCAGCAAACAG GCTAAAGCATTGATGGACAAACTCCAAAAGACAGTTTCCTCAGAGGGGAGATTCAAGAACCTAAGGGAGACTTTAAAAAA CTGTAACCCACCTTGTGTGCCCTACCTGGGAATGTACCTAACAGACCTGGCCTTTATTGAGGAAGGAACTCCAAACTTTACTGAGGAGGGACTGGTCAATTTCTCAAAGATGAGAATG ATATCCCATATTATCCGTGAGATTCGCCAGTTCCAGCAGACGCCATATAGGATAGATCACCAACCAAAG GTCACTCAGTACCTTCTGGATAAAACCCTTATCATGGATGAAGATACTTTGTATGACCTGTCCCTTAAGATCGAACCCCGGCTCCCTGCTTGA